The segment gcatggatagcttgccaggctctgctgtgggagcggaatattcttggtagtttgctgggctctccgagagggatggagaaatcaaaactgggtcagccacgtgcaaggcaaatgccctacccactgtgctatcgaggTTTTATTATTAAGTTTTGAGAAGGGGGCGGGCAGAGAATAAGCTGCTCAAAAGAGAATCTTGGGCTTCTCAAGAGTGAAGAGGGAGTCCCAGGACATGTTCCagtataaaagaatataaaagtccacatctcaagaggagaatgtgagtgacacatgtgctcggcagCGACCCAAGTGCTTGGTGAGCCGGCACATGGGCCCGCTTCCTGTGTCCAAGCtggctttatagggtttctcctgAGCTACCCTACTACATGGGGTTTTCTCCCTGGGTTAGAGTtcattagtggggctggagcaatagtaaagttggtagggcatttgccttgcatactgccgaccaggttgattcccagcatcccatatggttccccagcacctccaggagtaatgtgagtacagagccaggagtaactcctgtgtatcactgggtatggctcaaaaaaaaaaaaaagagtttattggCAGGGAGATTGCCAAGGGGTAGAGCTGGGGTTACTTGATGGTCTTTTTTAATGTACTTTGctgccttttgttcctgctggagcttctccgGGAAATTGGGGGGGTACAAGTGCAGACAGGATGGGCagctttttatctatctatctatctatctatctatctatctatctatctatctatctatctatctatctatctatctttgttatgattgttttggttttcatcTTTATTGATCTAAGAGAGGACTACCATATGCACCATGAATGTGATttaggcaggatagggaaggccccctccaaggcaatggcaaaaacTTGcatcttgcagaaaacaggaaaaaccaGGAACTATGGCCTGTTCAGACCCTCACCTATatacagcaacagacccagagaagctcctgcagaaagaaaaggccaggaaaggaatttcagaaaaGACCCTcaaccacccccaacccccttgaTGACTTCCTTAGCAATGGATTTTGACCCAGGTAGAAgctccacatgggggcaggttggagaaaccctataaaggccaccttgaacaaaggaagggcgcacaggTGCTGCCAGAGACCATGTACTGCTTGTACTCGTGTGTCCGAGCACATGTAgtgtctgagcacatgtgttgcccgcatctcccctcttgggatgtGGACTCTCATGTTTttctatctaatgctgggatgtgtgcagggctctctctgcccttggggaagcccgggttctctcttgagcatgttactctccaccctctcccagcttctctccttcccttcaaaacctccaaataaaatctgttttacttcattgcttgtttactcctgaaattcttttctgtgaggcgagacaagaacccagtaaaccTGAGTCCCGGGTGGCAGAAGCGGATAGGGAGAAAgtgattgtttttctcttccctgttTCACTTAAGTCACCAGTAGGGCCCACTGATATCAACTACCCATATGTTGGGTAGTTTctctgtcctttaaagaagctcttttaatgcttcttgtacCTTTTAAAAACTTCCCACCTGCAAGTAAAATAATCTCTTTAAAGTACattctataaataaattataaaaccaaagatacataaaattaatttccatCATAACAATTTGTGTCCAGGTATCTTTATAGAATATGAAACTAGAGCTTCAATATGAATTCTTTTGCAGTCTCCTAGTATCTTATTATGAACTCTGTTCtaagttgaatgaatgaatgaatctggTTGGTTACTTAGATGGTACTTAATATATCATGGAAAGGCTGATATGATGGCCTTTTATTATCTTTGTAAAAATTATAGCAACCAGTAGAGTGGATGGGACACTTTCCTTGAtatggccaaccaggatttgatacctggcacacCATAGGGTCTCTGAAGCTCTTGAGTgaccctgagtgtagacccaAGGGTAAGCCCAgaagactgccaggtgtggccaatttaaaaaaaaattataaatatacgAATGCAACATAATATTTGTATGATGGAGTTGATCTGTTCCTTCAAGCAGAAaggaatattttctctaaaaactGGGCTGTTACCAAAGACTTATTCGCTGCCAGCCTCAAACAGGATTTTCTCTGAATAATGCTTCAAGGCACAAAGAGATCCCAGCTCCTAGGAGAGTGACCTGGCCAGAGAATGACTGAGCTCTTAAGTGAGGAATCAGAGCTAAGAGATTTCATTGTTATCCATCTATCTAGCTTGCTTCATCCAAAGTCCTGCAAGCCAATGTGACCACAATAGACTATTAAAACAAGAACCTAAGTCCTGTCTGTCTCTGAAAAATAATTGTGTTTCACTATTCAAAATTTACAGTCTTCTCCAGCACATGGAGCCAGAAAACCTTACAGGAGTGACAGAATTTCTTCTTCTAGGATTCTGCAGGCCCTCATCTTTTACcttttcctgtccatgtacctggtcaccgtgctggggaacctgctcatcatcctggccgtcagctcagacccccacctccacacgcccatgtacttcttcctgtccaacctgtccttcgtagacatctgcttcacctccaccaccgtcACTAGAATGCTGGTGAACATCCAGACACAGAACAAAGCCATCAGCTATGCAGGATGCATCACCCAGATGTACTTTTTTGTCCTCTTCACAGGCCTGGATGATTTCATCTTGAcggtgatggcctatgaccgattcgtggccatctgccaccccctgcactacccggtcatcatgaacccccggcTCTGCGGGCTGCTCCTTCTGGTGTGCCTGATCACGAGTGTCCTGGATTCCTTGTTAGAAATCCTCATGGTGTTGCCACTGTCCTTCTGTGCACATGTGGAAATCCCTCACTTCTTCTGTGAACTCAATCAAGTGGTCCATTTGGCTTGTTCTGACACATTTTTTAGTGACTTGATGATGTATATttcagcagtgctcctgggggtTGGCCCCCTCATTGGGATTCTTTATTCCTACTCTAAGATTGTTTCCTCCATCCGCAGAATCTCCTCAGCTCAGGGGAAGTATAAAGCGTTTTCCACCTGCACGTCTCACCTCTCCGTGGTCTCCTTGTTTTACGGCACATCCATTGGCGTGTACCTGAGTTCTGCGGTGACACAGAACTCACAGCGTACTACCATTGCCTCGGTGATGTAcacggtggtcacccccatgctgaaccccttcatctacagcctcaggaACAAAGACATCAAGGGTGCTCTGACAAGTCTCTttgggaagaaaaaatgaaataacatgtGTCTTAGAACTGGTGAAATGCGTCATTTCTGGGCTCGAATTCTGAGAACAAGAAATTGTGATCTGTTAAATCAGAGAGTCAGCATGTTACCCCAGTGATAATGATTCAAATTTAAGATGTGCCTGTTAAAGAGATAAGGAGTCACAGAGGGAACTTGGGGCATTGGTTGGGGGTGACACCGACACAGGTTGGTCTTGGAGATGGAATATTATATGTGTGAAAGTCTATTGATGACAGCTTTGTTAACCACTGGTGCCTAAATTTCAACCCCCGGTTAAAGTTTTAAAttagaagacagagacagagaaactctTAATTTTacgtgttttttaaaaaatctgaacaccgggggctggagtgatagcacagcgggtagggcgtttgccttgcacgcggccgacccgggttcgattcccagcatcccatatggtctcctgagcaccgccaagggtgattcctgagtgtaaagccaggagtaacccctgtgcatcgccgggggtgacccaaaaaaaaggcaaaataaataaataaataaataaataaataaataaataaataaaggttgttttttttttaaaaaaatctgaacacctgggctggagcgatagcacagcaggtagggtgtttgccttgcatgctgcggacccgggtttgattcccagcatcccatatggtcccttgagcactgccaggagtaatttctgagtgcagagccaggagtaacccctgtggaacacgagatgtgacccccaaaaatatCTGAACAcctaataaaaattcttttatttatttatttatttatttttattgaatcactgtgaactacAGTTAGAAAGTTttgatatttgagttttagtgctacaatgattgaacacccatccctccaccagtgtacattttctatcaccaatgtccccattatccctcccCCCTTCATtctacccctccctctgcctAGAGGACAGGCTAATAAAAATTCTTCACTTAAAACACCAGAGTCTGGATGCTGGACTTGCTGCTTTTGTTTACTTCCTGAGTGTTTCCCTTTGTTAAAGAAGTTATCCTCTTTTTATAGCTATAGGAATCCTTTATCccttttcagcttttttttttttggtaatagaaatttatttttttctgatctatTCTtagcaccaggctgttttcattcggggtgccccagagagggggaggtgagaaccctccccgcctcaagggaccgagccccggcagccgacctccactacgcAGCCGCTGCAACGtttcaggccactttctggatgctctggccgagcctcaaacatgaatgaagtcccacagaacccagataatgcggaactttgtgatcttggactctggattCGGCAGTTTCTtgccccccacgcctggctgtcttccctggggtcccttggagagggtgggcttcagttttcctccccgccccaagcagagctcctggcggccaaagaccccctgagtctagccacagccatgctcaaggcccctctcaacaTGTTTgcatgagcctcacgcatgaaggaaccagcagaggaacccaggtgtgtgggacccagggctgagacctccaaacctgtttggattgggactgggcttcttccgcccagattccccattttccagtagctaggtggtcacacccagggactgcccctggcgctgtgtaatcccaccaacagccatcatccagagactataaaaccaagctcccggaagcgacatcaaatagcctagttctctctctggtagaattggcaagctaccgagagtttcctgcccacatgggagagcctcgcaaactcccaatggtgtattcatatgccaaaaccagtaacaatgatgggctcaatcccctgaccctgaaagagtccagCATGCTCACAGTCATTTGAGTCCCTTGCTTACATTGTGATTTtcaaaatcatcatttttttttctcaggagTGGAGCCCTGAAATGATGCAGTTCACCAACTCTAGGACAAGTGCTGCTTCATTGTTTCTTCCCAAGGAGACTTGTCAGAGCATCCTTGATGTCTTTGTtcctgaggctgtagatgaaggggttcagcatgggggtgaccaccgtgTACATCACCGAAGCAATGGTAGTGCGCTGTGGGTTCTGTGTCACCGCAGAACTCAGGTACACGCCGATGGATGTGCCATAAAACAAGGAGACCACGGAGAGGTGAGACGCACAGGTGGAAAACGCTTTATACTTCCCCTGCGCGGAAGAGATTCTCTGTACAGAGGAAACAATCTTAAAGTAAGAGTAAAGGATCCCAAAGGGGGGGCCACCCGCCAGGAGAACAGCAAAAAAATACATCACTAGGTCATTAAGAAAAGTGTCAGAACAAGCTAAGTGGACCACTTGATTGAGTTCACAGAAAAAGTGAGGGATTTCCACCCTCTCACAGAAGGACAGTGACAACACCATTGTGACTTCCAGCAAGGAATGCAGGGCACTCATGTTCCAGGAAATAACAACCAACAGCACACAACGctgggggttcatgatgaccgtgtagtgcagggggtggcagatggccacgtagcggtcataggccatcacagtCAGGAGAAAGTTGTCCAACACGCCAAAGAGGAGGAAAAAGTACATTTGGGCAAGGCAACCCCCATAGCTGATGGCTTTGCTCTGCGTCTGGATGTTCACCAGcatcttggggatggtggtggagatgaagcagatgtccacaaaagacaggttggacaggaagaagtacatgggtgtgttgaggtgggggtctgagctgacggccaggatgatgagcaggttccccagcacagtgatcaggtacatggacaggaaaatTCCAAAGATGAGGGGCTGCAGCTCTGGGTCCTCAGAAAATCCCAGGAGGAGAAATTCTGTATTTCCTGTCAGGTTTCCTGGTTCCATGTGCTGGAGAAAACTGCAAGTTTTGAATTAAGACATATGATTACTTTTCAAAGAGGTAGACATGACACTGGGTTTTGGGGtggttgcttgtttttgttttatttttaatattttcttgtgGTCATATTGGGTTGCAGGACTGTGAATGAAGAAAGCGAAACAGATGGAAAATAGAGAAATCTCTTAAGCTCTGGTGTCCTCACCCTTGTAAGGTTCCCTTGGGACCAAATGGTGGCCCGCTGATGAAATAGTGACATTTCCAGAATCAAAGACCACTCTGTCCCCAGCACAGAGGACAGGACTTATGACCCATCTGGGGATAGGAGGCCGCTGGGCTGCATCCCGTGCTTCCTAATATCGACCCTCTAGAGATAAAAGAAGGCCAGACCAAGCACACCAGTCTCATTGGTCTCTGTTCATTTTCCAGCCCAAGACGACTCTAACATTTTgcttagtctctcccagggtgCTGCTCTACTCCAGTCTCTTCAGAGACTCGTAGGGTTCTGCCAGGGAATGCACCCCAGTAAATGTATCCTATttagaaactttagtacatctacccaatggaatgctatgcagctgttagaaaagatgaaatcatgaaatatgcatataagtagatg is part of the Sorex araneus isolate mSorAra2 chromosome 2, mSorAra2.pri, whole genome shotgun sequence genome and harbors:
- the LOC101549662 gene encoding LOW QUALITY PROTEIN: olfactory receptor 7A10-like (The sequence of the model RefSeq protein was modified relative to this genomic sequence to represent the inferred CDS: inserted 1 base in 1 codon) — translated: MEPENLTGVTEFLLLGXLQALIFYLFLSMYLVTVLGNLLIILAVSSDPHLHTPMYFFLSNLSFVDICFTSTTVTRMLVNIQTQNKAISYAGCITQMYFFVLFTGLDDFILTVMAYDRFVAICHPLHYPVIMNPRLCGLLLLVCLITSVLDSLLEILMVLPLSFCAHVEIPHFFCELNQVVHLACSDTFFSDLMMYISAVLLGVGPLIGILYSYSKIVSSIRRISSAQGKYKAFSTCTSHLSVVSLFYGTSIGVYLSSAVTQNSQRTTIASVMYTVVTPMLNPFIYSLRNKDIKGALTSLFGKKK
- the LOC101549922 gene encoding olfactory receptor 7A10-like, coding for MEPGNLTGNTEFLLLGFSEDPELQPLIFGIFLSMYLITVLGNLLIILAVSSDPHLNTPMYFFLSNLSFVDICFISTTIPKMLVNIQTQSKAISYGGCLAQMYFFLLFGVLDNFLLTVMAYDRYVAICHPLHYTVIMNPQRCVLLVVISWNMSALHSLLEVTMVLSLSFCERVEIPHFFCELNQVVHLACSDTFLNDLVMYFFAVLLAGGPPFGILYSYFKIVSSVQRISSAQGKYKAFSTCASHLSVVSLFYGTSIGVYLSSAVTQNPQRTTIASVMYTVVTPMLNPFIYSLRNKDIKDALTSLLGKKQ